One part of the Eulemur rufifrons isolate Redbay chromosome 16, OSU_ERuf_1, whole genome shotgun sequence genome encodes these proteins:
- the SMARCD1 gene encoding SWI/SNF-related matrix-associated actin-dependent regulator of chromatin subfamily D member 1 isoform X2 — translation MAARAGFQSVAPSGGAGASGGAGAAAALGPGGTPGPPVRMGPAPGQGLYRSPMPGAAYPRPGMLPGSRMTPQGPSMGPPGYGGNPSVRPGLAQSGMDQSRKRPAPQQIQQVQQQAVQNRNHNAKKKKMADKILPQRIRELVPESQAYMDLLAFERKLDQTIMRKRLDIQEALKRPIKQKRKLRIFISNTFNPAKSDAEDGEGTVASWELRVEGRLLEDSALSKYDATKQKRKFSSFFKSLVIELDKDLYGPDNHLVEWHRTATTQETDGFQVKRPGDVNVRCTVLLMLDYQPPQFKLDPRLARLLGIHTQTRPVIIQALWQYIKTHKLQDPHEREFVICDKYLQQIFESQRMKFSEIPQRLHALLMPPEPIIINHVISVDPNDQKKTACYDIDVEVDDTLKTQMNSFLLSTASQQEIATLDNKTMTDVVGNPEEERRAEFYFQPWAQEAVCRYFYSKVQQRRQELEQALGIRNT, via the exons ATGGCGGCCCGGGCTGGTTTCCAGTCTGTGGCTCCAAGCGGCGGCGCCGGAGCCTCTGGTGGAGCGGGCGCGGCGGCTGCACTGGGCCCGGGCGGAACTCCGGGGCCTCCCGTGCGAATGGGCCCGGCGCCGGGTCAAGGGCTGTACCGCTCCCCGATGCCCGGAGCGGCCTATCCG AGACCAGGTATGTTGCCAGGCAGCCGAATGACACCTCAGGGACCTTCCATGGGACCCCCTGGCTATGGGGGGAACCCTTCAGTCCGACCTGGCCTGGCCCAGTCAGGGATGGACCAATCCCGCAAGAGACCTGCGCCTCAGCAGATCCAGCAGGTCCAGCAGCAGGCGGTCCAAAATCGAAACCACAA tgcaaagaaaaagaagatggcTGACAAAATTCTACCTCAAAGG ATTCGTGAACTGGTACCAGAATCCCAGGCGTATATGGATCTCTTGGCTTTTGAAAGGAAACTGGACCAGACTATCATGAGGAAACGGCTAGATATCCAGGAGGCCTTGAAACGTCCCATCAAG CAAAAACGGAAGCTgcgaattttcatttctaacactTTCAATCCGGCTAAGTCAGATGCCGAGGATGGGGAAGGGACGGTGGCTTCCTGGGAGCTTCGGGTAGAAGGACGGCTCCTGGAGGAT TCAGCCTTGTCCAAGTATGATGCCACCAAACAAAAGAGGaagttctcttccttttttaaatccTTGGTGATCGAACTGGACAAAGACCTATATGGGCCAGACAACCATCTGGTAGAA TGGCACAGGACCGCCACTACCCAGGAGACTGATGGCTTCCAGGTGAAGCGGCCAGGAGACGTGAATGTACGGTGTACTGTTCTACTGATGCTGGATTACCAG CCTCCCCAGTTTAAATTAGATCCTCGCCTGGCTCGGCTCCTGGGCATCCACACCCAGACCCGTCCTGTGATCATCCAAGCATTGTGGCAATATATTAAGACACATAAGCTCCAGGACCCTCATGAGCGGGAGTTTGTCATCTGTGACAAATACCTCCAGCAG ATATTTGAGTCTCAACGTATGAAGTTTTCAGAGATTCCTCAACGACTCCATGCCTTGCTTATGCCACCAGAACCTATCATCATTAATCATGTCATCAG TGTTGACCCAAATGATCAGAAAAAGACAGCTTGTTATGACATTGATGTGGAAGTGGACGATACCTTGAAGACCCAGATGAATTCTTTTCTGCTGTCCACTGCCAGCCAACAGGAGATTGCTACTCTGGACAACAAG ACAATGACGGATGTGGTGGGTAACCCGGAGGAAGAGCGCCGAGCTGAGTTCTACTTCCAGCCTTGGGCTCAGGAGGCTGTGTGCCGATACTTCTACTCCAAG GTGCAGCAGAGACGACAAGAATTAGAGCAAGCTCTGGGAATCCGAAATACATAG
- the SMARCD1 gene encoding SWI/SNF-related matrix-associated actin-dependent regulator of chromatin subfamily D member 1 isoform X1 → MAARAGFQSVAPSGGAGASGGAGAAAALGPGGTPGPPVRMGPAPGQGLYRSPMPGAAYPRPGMLPGSRMTPQGPSMGPPGYGGNPSVRPGLAQSGMDQSRKRPAPQQIQQVQQQAVQNRNHNAKKKKMADKILPQRIRELVPESQAYMDLLAFERKLDQTIMRKRLDIQEALKRPIKQKRKLRIFISNTFNPAKSDAEDGEGTVASWELRVEGRLLEDSALSKYDATKQKRKFSSFFKSLVIELDKDLYGPDNHLVEWHRTATTQETDGFQVKRPGDVNVRCTVLLMLDYQPPQFKLDPRLARLLGIHTQTRPVIIQALWQYIKTHKLQDPHEREFVICDKYLQQIFESQRMKFSEIPQRLHALLMPPEPIIINHVISVDPNDQKKTACYDIDVEVDDTLKTQMNSFLLSTASQQEIATLDNKIHETIETINQLKTQREFMLSFARDPQGFINDWLQSQCRDLKTMTDVVGNPEEERRAEFYFQPWAQEAVCRYFYSKVQQRRQELEQALGIRNT, encoded by the exons ATGGCGGCCCGGGCTGGTTTCCAGTCTGTGGCTCCAAGCGGCGGCGCCGGAGCCTCTGGTGGAGCGGGCGCGGCGGCTGCACTGGGCCCGGGCGGAACTCCGGGGCCTCCCGTGCGAATGGGCCCGGCGCCGGGTCAAGGGCTGTACCGCTCCCCGATGCCCGGAGCGGCCTATCCG AGACCAGGTATGTTGCCAGGCAGCCGAATGACACCTCAGGGACCTTCCATGGGACCCCCTGGCTATGGGGGGAACCCTTCAGTCCGACCTGGCCTGGCCCAGTCAGGGATGGACCAATCCCGCAAGAGACCTGCGCCTCAGCAGATCCAGCAGGTCCAGCAGCAGGCGGTCCAAAATCGAAACCACAA tgcaaagaaaaagaagatggcTGACAAAATTCTACCTCAAAGG ATTCGTGAACTGGTACCAGAATCCCAGGCGTATATGGATCTCTTGGCTTTTGAAAGGAAACTGGACCAGACTATCATGAGGAAACGGCTAGATATCCAGGAGGCCTTGAAACGTCCCATCAAG CAAAAACGGAAGCTgcgaattttcatttctaacactTTCAATCCGGCTAAGTCAGATGCCGAGGATGGGGAAGGGACGGTGGCTTCCTGGGAGCTTCGGGTAGAAGGACGGCTCCTGGAGGAT TCAGCCTTGTCCAAGTATGATGCCACCAAACAAAAGAGGaagttctcttccttttttaaatccTTGGTGATCGAACTGGACAAAGACCTATATGGGCCAGACAACCATCTGGTAGAA TGGCACAGGACCGCCACTACCCAGGAGACTGATGGCTTCCAGGTGAAGCGGCCAGGAGACGTGAATGTACGGTGTACTGTTCTACTGATGCTGGATTACCAG CCTCCCCAGTTTAAATTAGATCCTCGCCTGGCTCGGCTCCTGGGCATCCACACCCAGACCCGTCCTGTGATCATCCAAGCATTGTGGCAATATATTAAGACACATAAGCTCCAGGACCCTCATGAGCGGGAGTTTGTCATCTGTGACAAATACCTCCAGCAG ATATTTGAGTCTCAACGTATGAAGTTTTCAGAGATTCCTCAACGACTCCATGCCTTGCTTATGCCACCAGAACCTATCATCATTAATCATGTCATCAG TGTTGACCCAAATGATCAGAAAAAGACAGCTTGTTATGACATTGATGTGGAAGTGGACGATACCTTGAAGACCCAGATGAATTCTTTTCTGCTGTCCACTGCCAGCCAACAGGAGATTGCTACTCTGGACAACAAG aTCCATGAGACAATAGAAACTATCAACCAGCTAAAGACCCAGCGGGAATTTATGCTGAGCTTTGCCAGAGACCCTCAGGGTTTCATCAATGACTGGCTTCAGTCCCAGTGCCGGGACCTCAAG ACAATGACGGATGTGGTGGGTAACCCGGAGGAAGAGCGCCGAGCTGAGTTCTACTTCCAGCCTTGGGCTCAGGAGGCTGTGTGCCGATACTTCTACTCCAAG GTGCAGCAGAGACGACAAGAATTAGAGCAAGCTCTGGGAATCCGAAATACATAG
- the GPD1 gene encoding glycerol-3-phosphate dehydrogenase [NAD(+)], cytoplasmic isoform X1 yields the protein MLPPAEELGSVALSLLGQRSRTMAGKKVCIVGSGNWGSAIAKIVGGNAAQLASFDPRVTMWVFEEDVGGRKLTEIINTQHENVKYLPGHKLPPNVVAVPDVVQAAVDADILVFVVPHQFIGKICDQLKGHLKKNAIGISLIKGVDEGPNGLKLISEVIGERLGIPMSVLMGANIASEVADEKFCETTIGCKDPAQGQLLKELMQTPNFRITVVQEVDTVEICGALKNVVAVGAGFCDGLGFGDNTKAAVIRLGLMEMIAFAKLFCSGPVSSATFLESCGVADLITTCYGGRNRKVAEAFARTGKSIEQLEKEMLNGQKLQGPQTARELHSILQHKGLVDKFPLFMAVYKVCYESQPVGEFIRCLQNHPEHM from the exons ATGCTCCCACCGGCAGAAGAGCTGGGGAGTGTGGCACTGAGCCTGCTtgggcagagaagcagaaccatGGCTGGCAAGAAAGTCTGCATTGTAGGCTCCGGCAACTG GGGCTCTGCCATCGCCAAGATCGTGGGTGGCAATGCAGCCCAGCTGGCAAGCTTTGACCCACGGGTGACCATGTGGGTGTTTGAGGAAGACGTTGGAGGCAGAAAGCTGACGGAGATCATCAACACGCAGCATGAGAATGTCAAATACCTGCCAGGGCACAAGCTGCCCCCAAATGTG GTAGCTGTCCCAGATGTGGTCCAGGCTGCAGTGGATGCTGACATTCTGGTCTTTGTGGTGCCCCATCAGTTCATTGGCAAGATCTGTGACCAGCTCAAGGGCCACCTGAAGAAAAACGCCATTGGCATATCTCTTATTAAG GGGGTAGACGAGGGCCCCAATGGGCTGAAGCTCATCTCCGAAGTGATTGGGGAACGCCTTGGCATCCCCATGAGCGTGCTGATGGGGGCCAACATTGCCAGCGAGGTGGCTGATGAGAAGTTCTGTGAAACAACCATTG GCTGCAAGGACCCGGCCCAGGGACAGCTTCTGAAAGAACTGATGCAGACACCCAATTTCCGTATCACAGTGGTGCAAGAGGTGGACACGGTTGAGATCTGTGGAGCCTTAAAG AATGTAGTGGCTGTAGGAGCTGGCTTCTGTGATGGGCTGGGCTTTGGCGACAACACCAAGGCAGCAGTGATCCGGCTGGGACTCATGGAGATGATCGCCTTTGCCAAGCTCTTCTGCAGTGGCCCTGTGTCCTCTGCCACATTCTTGGAGAGCTGCGGTGTTGCTGATCTCATCACTACCTGTTATGGAGGGCGGAACCGCAAGGTGGCCGAGGCCTTTGCCCGTACAGGAAAG TCCATTGAGCAGCTGGAGAAAGAGATGCTGAATGGGCAGAAGCTGCAGGGGCCCCAGACAGCCCGGGAGCTACACAGCATCCTCCAGCACAAGGGCCTGGTGGACAA GTTCCCTTTATTCATGGCTGTGTACAAGGTGTGCTACGAGAGCCAGCCAGTGGGTGAATTCATCCGCTGCCTGCAGAATCATCCAGAACATATGTGA
- the GPD1 gene encoding glycerol-3-phosphate dehydrogenase [NAD(+)], cytoplasmic isoform X2, producing the protein MLPPAEELGSVALSLLGQRSRTMAGKKVCIVGSGNWGSAIAKIVGGNAAQLASFDPRVTMWVFEEDVGGRKLTEIINTQHENVKYLPGHKLPPNVFIGKICDQLKGHLKKNAIGISLIKGVDEGPNGLKLISEVIGERLGIPMSVLMGANIASEVADEKFCETTIGCKDPAQGQLLKELMQTPNFRITVVQEVDTVEICGALKNVVAVGAGFCDGLGFGDNTKAAVIRLGLMEMIAFAKLFCSGPVSSATFLESCGVADLITTCYGGRNRKVAEAFARTGKSIEQLEKEMLNGQKLQGPQTARELHSILQHKGLVDKFPLFMAVYKVCYESQPVGEFIRCLQNHPEHM; encoded by the exons ATGCTCCCACCGGCAGAAGAGCTGGGGAGTGTGGCACTGAGCCTGCTtgggcagagaagcagaaccatGGCTGGCAAGAAAGTCTGCATTGTAGGCTCCGGCAACTG GGGCTCTGCCATCGCCAAGATCGTGGGTGGCAATGCAGCCCAGCTGGCAAGCTTTGACCCACGGGTGACCATGTGGGTGTTTGAGGAAGACGTTGGAGGCAGAAAGCTGACGGAGATCATCAACACGCAGCATGAGAATGTCAAATACCTGCCAGGGCACAAGCTGCCCCCAAATGTG TTCATTGGCAAGATCTGTGACCAGCTCAAGGGCCACCTGAAGAAAAACGCCATTGGCATATCTCTTATTAAG GGGGTAGACGAGGGCCCCAATGGGCTGAAGCTCATCTCCGAAGTGATTGGGGAACGCCTTGGCATCCCCATGAGCGTGCTGATGGGGGCCAACATTGCCAGCGAGGTGGCTGATGAGAAGTTCTGTGAAACAACCATTG GCTGCAAGGACCCGGCCCAGGGACAGCTTCTGAAAGAACTGATGCAGACACCCAATTTCCGTATCACAGTGGTGCAAGAGGTGGACACGGTTGAGATCTGTGGAGCCTTAAAG AATGTAGTGGCTGTAGGAGCTGGCTTCTGTGATGGGCTGGGCTTTGGCGACAACACCAAGGCAGCAGTGATCCGGCTGGGACTCATGGAGATGATCGCCTTTGCCAAGCTCTTCTGCAGTGGCCCTGTGTCCTCTGCCACATTCTTGGAGAGCTGCGGTGTTGCTGATCTCATCACTACCTGTTATGGAGGGCGGAACCGCAAGGTGGCCGAGGCCTTTGCCCGTACAGGAAAG TCCATTGAGCAGCTGGAGAAAGAGATGCTGAATGGGCAGAAGCTGCAGGGGCCCCAGACAGCCCGGGAGCTACACAGCATCCTCCAGCACAAGGGCCTGGTGGACAA GTTCCCTTTATTCATGGCTGTGTACAAGGTGTGCTACGAGAGCCAGCCAGTGGGTGAATTCATCCGCTGCCTGCAGAATCATCCAGAACATATGTGA
- the COX14 gene encoding cytochrome c oxidase assembly protein COX14, whose protein sequence is MPTAKQLADIGYKTFSTSMMLLTVYGGYLCSVRAYHFIQRRRSRRQAAEEQKTSGVL, encoded by the coding sequence ATGCCAACTGCCAAGCAGCTAGCCGACATTGGCTACAAGACCTTCTCTACCTCCATGATGCTTCTCACCGTGTATGGGGGCTACCTCTGCAGTGTCCGGGCCTACCACTTTATCCAGCGGCGCCGCTCCCGGCGCCAGGCCGCAGAAGAACAGAAGACCTCAGGAGTCCTGTAG